In Mytilus edulis chromosome 6, xbMytEdul2.2, whole genome shotgun sequence, the following proteins share a genomic window:
- the LOC139528610 gene encoding TLC domain-containing protein 2-like: MTGLKPNLSDNMASELSAGQDVERWHGYTVFFSAILLFQLLNLAVTKIGNPKSVRSDIDPWRWRNLFISWIHAAIVGTWDILCLVLYPEFMNDLIAYNNYFIYLMIPFSTAYFVYDSIDMIVNKKILNNWELSLHHIAVISMFWYNFHARICIGYNVLALMAEINSFFLHTRKLLQMCQVGFDTRLYKGVSYINLVTFLLCRMTSVSRIFYGMYDEGHRVPSFYFVILTMSMIVMAGINIILFWRLFQTDILRTQDKVLKDKTITVNGNNNSNHLKVE; this comes from the exons ATGACAGGGTTAAAACCAAATTTATCAGATAACATGGCATCTGAATTGTCAGCTGGACAAGATGTCGAGCGATGGCATGGCTATACTGTATTTTTTAGTGCCATTCTCCTTTTTCAGCTCTTAAATCTAGCAGTAACCAAAATCGGCAACCCCAAATCAGTCCGGTCTGATATCGACCCATGGCGTTGGAGGAATCTCTTTATATCCTGGATTCACGCTGCAATAGTTGGAACTTGGGATATTTTATG TTTGGTGCTATATCCAGAGTTTATGAATGATTTGATAGCTTAcaacaattattttatatatttgatgatACCTTTTTCAACTG cTTACTTTGTATATGATAGTATAGATATGATTGTGAATAAGAAGATTTTAAATAACTGGGAGTTAAGTCTACATCATATAGCT GTAATCTCCATGTTTTGGTACAACTTCCATGCCAGGATTTGTATAGGATACAACGTCCTGGCATTAATGGCGGAAATCAACAGTTTCTTTCTACATACTCGAAAACTTTTACAAATGTGCCAAGTAGGTTTTGATACGAGACTATACAAAGGAGTATCTTATATCAATCTAGTAACATTTCTATTATGTCGTATGACCTCTGTTTCCCGTATTTTTTATGGAATGTACGATGAAGGACACAGAGTGCCGTCATTCTATTTTGTTATTCTGACAATGTCAATGATTGTGATGGCTGGTATTAACATTATATTATTTTGGAGATTATTTCAAACGGACATATTACGGACACAAGACAAAGTCCTGAAGGATAAAACCATCACAGTTAACGGGAACAACAACAGTAACCACTTAAAAGTAGagtaa